Below is a genomic region from Streptantibioticus cattleyicolor NRRL 8057 = DSM 46488.
GGTGTTCCCAGGTCCCCTCGCCGACGAGGTGGTGGCTGACGCCGGTGCCCTCCACGGGTTCGGTCAGCAGCGCGGACAGCTCGCCGTCCAGGTCGGTGCCGCCCGCCACCTCGTCGCGCAGCGCGCGCAGGAAGACGTCCTCCAACGCGCCGCGCAGGCGCAGCAGTTCGGGGTCCCACTCCCAGGCCGGGTCGGTGCCGGCGAACCCCCGGTAGTGGAGTTCGTAGCACAGGTGCAGGGCAAGCTGGAGGTCGTCGCCGTACGGGTCGGCGCGGGCGGCCTCGTCGCAGGGGAGCGGGCCGGCCGGGGGCGGCCGGCGCAGCGCCGCGGTGATCGCCGCCGACACCGGTCCGCGCGGGGCCGGCGGTGCCGGGACGGCGCGCGGGGTGGCGGGGGCGGCGGTGGTGGTCATGGTCCCTCCCGGGTCCGTCGGGTGCGGTGCCGGTACGGGTGCGTTCCGGCGGCCCGTCCGGCACGTCCTCCGTTGCGGGTACCCGGTTCCGCGCGGTTCTCCCGTCCGCCCGCACCATGGGCTTACCGTGGGTAACATCCATCACCGCGAGCCCGGGAGGAACGTCCGATGCCCGAACCGTCCGCCGCACCGCCGAGGATTGCGCCGCTGCTGCCCGACCTGTGGGAGCCGGGGTTGCGCGACCGGTTCACCGAGGGCGTCGGCGAACCGCCCGTACCGGTCACCGCTCGACCGCTGGGCGACCGCGCATCCGCTGCCCGGCGACCCGGGCTGAACCGTCACGCCGGACGCGCCGCGCGAAGGCCGGCCGCCGGGACCGCCGGCCCGTGCCGGTCGGGCGCGGCGGGGGCCGGCAGACGGTGGCGCAGGAAGGACGCCAGGCCGCCGGAGGCCGAGCGGGCGTACCGCGTGGCGGTCCAGCGCAGCAGCACCGACCCGGCCGGCCCGCCGCCCCCGAGGCCGCACAGCAGCACCAGGTCGTCCTCGGACAGCAGCCCCTCGCGGTGGACCTTGTCCAGGGTGAGCGGGATGGACGCCGAACCGGTGTTGCCGTGCCGGCTCAGGGCGAGGTGCAGATAACCGGCGTCCAGGCCCAGCCGCGGCCACACCGCGTCCAGCAGCGCGCCGTCGCACTGCTGCGGGACGAAGTGGCGCACCTCGTGGGGGCGGCGCCCGGACGTGCGCAGCGCCCGCTCCACCGCCTGCCGCAGCCGCCGGACGGCCACCGCGCGTCCGCCCGGCCCGGCCGTGGTCAGGTAACCGGCGTTCTCGTGCGGCGCGCGGTCCTCCGGCGCCGGCTCGGCCACCGCGCCGGATCCGTCCGCGCACCCCGACAGCACGGTGGCGAGGGTGCCCTGGCCCGCGGGGACCCGGCCGAGCACCACCGCTCCGGCGCCGTCGCCGAGGAGCGCCGCGCCGCGCGGATCGGCCGGGCCGGCCAGGCGGGAGCAGACGTCGGCGCCGACCACGAGCGCGTAGGACCCGGCCGGTTCGCCGCGCAGCATCCGTTCGGCGGCGGCGTAACCGCACAGGAATCCGCCGCCGGTGGCGTTGACGTCGAAGGCGACGGCCCGCCGGGCGCCGATCAGCCGGCCCACCACGGCGGCGGTGGCCGGCTGCGGGTGGTCGGAGGTGCAGGTCGCCACCACCAGGCAGGACAGCTGGCCGGCGGCGAGTCCGGCCTGCTCGATCGCGCGCTCGGCGGCGACCGCGGCCAGGTCCGACGTCGCTTCGTAGGGCGCCGCCCGGCGCCGTTCGCGGACGCCGGTCGTCCGCTCGATCCACTCGGCCGTCACCCCGGTGCGGGCGGCGATCTCGTCGTTGCCCACGACGGCGTCGGGCAGATGGGAACCGGTGCTGACGATGCCGATGGGGAGCCGGGTGTCCATGGTGTTACCTCCAGGCTGCGGGACGGCTCGGACGACGGGGAACCTCCCTCGTGCCGGACTGGCGCTTCCAGACCTCCACCCTGGCGCACCGACGCTGAGGCCCCGCTGAACGTCCCTGAAGGCGGCTTCAGAAAACCTGTGCCAGGCTGTTGTCCATGCGGCTGCTGATCGTCGAGGACGAGCGGCGCCTGGCCGTGACGCTGGCCAGGGGCCTGGTGGCGGACGGTTTCGCGGTGGACGTCGCGCACGACGGGGTGCAGGGGCTGCACATGGCGGCGACCGGCACGTACGACCTGGTGGTCCTGGACCTGATGCTGCCCGGCATGAGCGGCTACCGGGTCTGCGCCCGGCTGCGGGTCGACGGCGACACCACGCCGATCCTGATGCTCACCGCCAAGGACGGCGAGTACGACGAGGCGGAGGGGCTGGACACCGGCGCCGACGACTACCTGACGAAGCCGTTCTCCTACGTGGTGCTGCTGGCCAGGATCCGGGCGCTGCTGCGGCGCCGTACCCGGGGCGGCACCCCGGTGCTGCGGCTGGGCACGCTGACCGTGGACCCGGCGGCCCGGCGCTGCTTCCGGGAGGACCGCGAGGTGCCGCTGACCGCCAAGGAGTTCGCGGTGCTGGAGCATCTGGCGGTCCACGCCGGCCAGGTGGTCTCCAAGGCCGAGATCCTCGACCACGTGTGGGACTTCGCCTACGACGGCGACCCCAACATCGTCGAGGTGTACATCAGCGCGCTGCGCCGGAAGATCGACGCGCCGTTCGGCCGCCGGTCGATCACCACGGCGCGCGGCGCCGGGTACCGGCTGGCGGCCGACGGTGGCTGACCGCCGCGCCGGGCGGGAGCGGCGGCGCGCGCCGCGCTGGCGGGGCTCGGTACGGGCCCGTACCACCGCGGCTTCCACGCTGGTGGTGGCGGTGGCGCTGGTGGGCGCCGGCGGCGCGGTGCTGGCGGTGCTCCACCGCAACCTGGTGGACGCCACCAGCCTCCAGGCGGAGGTGACCGCCCGCGAGGTGGCCACCCAGATCACCAACGGCGCGGAGTTCTCCTCGCTCGCGCTGCCCAACGCCGAGAACCAGCCGGTGCAGGTGGTCAAGTCGGACGGCACGGTGCTGGCGGCCGGGCCCCGGCTGCGCGGGGCGCCGCCGTTCGCCGGCTTCGCGCCCGCGCCGCGCCAGCCGCGCCGCCCCGCCGACCCGGACGACCGGGTGTACGTGCCCGGTTCGGCCGCCACCACGGTGCGCTTCGACACGGTGCGGTTCCGGTTGCCGGGGGTCGCCGACGCCCGCCCGTACCGGGTGGCGGCGGTGTACGCGGCCACCGCGCGCGACCACATCGTCACCGTGTACGCCGGTGCCTCGCTCAACACCGAGCGGCAGGCGATCACCAGTGCGCGCAACGTGATGATGCTGGGGCTGCTGCCGCTGATCGCGGTGATCGCGCTGGCGAGCTGGCTGGTGACGCGGCGCGCGCTGCGTCCGGTGGAGGCGATCCGGGCGGAGCTGGCGGAGATCATGAAGGGTGACCTGTCGCGCCGGGTGCCGCAGCCGGACGCCCGGGACGAGGTGGCCCGGCTGGCGGCCACCACCAACGCCACGCTGGCCGCGCTGGAGGAGTCCGCCGGGCGGCAGCGGCGCTTCATCGCCGACGCCTCGCACGAACTGCGCAGCCCCATCACCAGCCTGCGCACCCAGCTGGAGGTGGCCCGCGCCCATCCGGAACTGCTGGAGATCGGCGGTCTGATCGACGACACGCTGCGGCTCGAACGCCTCGCCTCCGACCTGCTGTTGCTGGCCCGGCTCGACGCCGGTGAGCCGCCCCGGACGGAACGGGTGGACCTGGCCGCGCTCGTCCGCGAGGAGCTGGCGCACCGGGCCGCCGACCGCGTCCCGGTGACCGCCGCGCTGCCCGGCCGGCCCACCGCGGTCACCGGCAACCGGGCCCAACTCGCCCACGTTC
It encodes:
- a CDS encoding 3-oxoacyl-ACP synthase III family protein, with amino-acid sequence MDTRLPIGIVSTGSHLPDAVVGNDEIAARTGVTAEWIERTTGVRERRRAAPYEATSDLAAVAAERAIEQAGLAAGQLSCLVVATCTSDHPQPATAAVVGRLIGARRAVAFDVNATGGGFLCGYAAAERMLRGEPAGSYALVVGADVCSRLAGPADPRGAALLGDGAGAVVLGRVPAGQGTLATVLSGCADGSGAVAEPAPEDRAPHENAGYLTTAGPGGRAVAVRRLRQAVERALRTSGRRPHEVRHFVPQQCDGALLDAVWPRLGLDAGYLHLALSRHGNTGSASIPLTLDKVHREGLLSEDDLVLLCGLGGGGPAGSVLLRWTATRYARSASGGLASFLRHRLPAPAAPDRHGPAVPAAGLRAARPA
- a CDS encoding response regulator transcription factor; the protein is MRLLIVEDERRLAVTLARGLVADGFAVDVAHDGVQGLHMAATGTYDLVVLDLMLPGMSGYRVCARLRVDGDTTPILMLTAKDGEYDEAEGLDTGADDYLTKPFSYVVLLARIRALLRRRTRGGTPVLRLGTLTVDPAARRCFREDREVPLTAKEFAVLEHLAVHAGQVVSKAEILDHVWDFAYDGDPNIVEVYISALRRKIDAPFGRRSITTARGAGYRLAADGG
- a CDS encoding sensor histidine kinase; its protein translation is MADRRAGRERRRAPRWRGSVRARTTAASTLVVAVALVGAGGAVLAVLHRNLVDATSLQAEVTAREVATQITNGAEFSSLALPNAENQPVQVVKSDGTVLAAGPRLRGAPPFAGFAPAPRQPRRPADPDDRVYVPGSAATTVRFDTVRFRLPGVADARPYRVAAVYAATARDHIVTVYAGASLNTERQAITSARNVMMLGLLPLIAVIALASWLVTRRALRPVEAIRAELAEIMKGDLSRRVPQPDARDEVARLAATTNATLAALEESAGRQRRFIADASHELRSPITSLRTQLEVARAHPELLEIGGLIDDTLRLERLASDLLLLARLDAGEPPRTERVDLAALVREELAHRAADRVPVTAALPGRPTAVTGNRAQLAHVLGNLVDNAQRHAVSAVTVTVRRADDRVTLEVADDGPGVPAADRERIFERFVRLDDARSRDDGGSGLGLAIVRNLTHRHLGTIEVTEAPGGGARFVTTLPAAPG